A genome region from Maylandia zebra isolate NMK-2024a linkage group LG6, Mzebra_GT3a, whole genome shotgun sequence includes the following:
- the LOC101468126 gene encoding C-type lectin domain family 4 member M, with amino-acid sequence MDYENVPDTSARKRKLCRLVVLSFGLLFILQVILSISLRLALHQATKNETKEEESLRRKLNIFDLNTEQGWVYFRGDFYYISHIKKSWSDSREDCLQRGADLVIISSTEEQNFIRLFRRNTWIGLSDTEEEGTWKWVDGSLLNSSFRYWRTGEPNSLGDEDCGVMAANDEENCWNDANCRDENFWICEKKVEQ; translated from the exons ATGGACTATGAAAATGTACCTGATACATCAGCAAGAA aaagaaaactctGCAGACTAGTTGTTCTGAGCTTTGGACTTCTGTTTATTCTTCAAGTTATTCTCAGCATTTCCCTGCGACTGGCTCTTC ACCAGGCCACTAAAAATGAGACTAAAGAAGAAGAGTCACTGAGGAGGAAGCTGAATATTTTCG ATCTCAATACAGAACAAGGATGGGTATACTTCAGGGGtgatttttattacatttctcATATTAAAAAGTCCTGGAGTGACAGCAGAGAGGACTGTTTGCAAAGAGGTGCAGACCTGGTGATTATCAGCAGCACAGAGGAACAG AACTTCATAAGGCTGTTCAGGCGTAACACGTGGATCGGACTGAGTGACACAGAGGAAGAGGGGACGTGGAAGTGGGTGGACGGGAGTTTGCTGAACAGCAG TTTCAGATACTGGCGAACCGGGGAGCCCAACAGCCTTGGAGACGAAGACTGTGGCGTGATGGCAGCCAATGACGAAGAAAACTGCTGGAATGACGCAAACTGCAGAGATGAAAACTTTTGGATCTGTGAAAAAAAGGTGGAACAGTGA